A genome region from Cucumis sativus cultivar 9930 chromosome 4, Cucumber_9930_V3, whole genome shotgun sequence includes the following:
- the LOC101221126 gene encoding uncharacterized protein LOC101221126 isoform X1, with protein sequence MVVNQCKARDSSGFLSTEELDNNPQCDPRLTFFNFLEVTHSTKSRMSLETSDAHARLTCHNVIDIHVNGGDVHSSCIVNIDIVKDKLKLSKSCDGTFESLKTENTLVRIEKVLERQSSLKMGAKVVHYLLNHGLMLLKFSSKEKLGTERAHDMPNIRWRKYKCFALDSRKIVILFSVLSSLGTLMLIYLTLRVRQQGGDGSVAI encoded by the exons ATGGTTGTTAATCAATGTAAG GCCCGTGATTCCTCTGGCTTTTTAAGTACTGAGGAATTGGACAACAACCCACAGTGTGATCCTCGTTTAACTTTCTTCAACTTCCTGGAAGTTACCCATTCAACAAAAAGTAGGATGTCATTGGAAACGTCAGATGCCCATGCTCGCTTGACTTGCCATAACGTAATTGATATACACGTGAATGGTGGAGATGTTCATTCCTCGTGCATAgtaaatattgatattgtCAAGGATAAGCTCAAACTATCTAAATCCTGTGACggaacttttgaaagtttgaaaactgAGAATACATTGGTG CGCATAGAGAAGGTACTGGAAAGACAGTCCAGTCTTAAAATGGGGGCGAAAGTTGTGCATTATTTGTTGAACCATGGACTAATGTTACTGAAGTTCTCGTCTAAAG AAAAATTAGGGACCGAAAGGGCTCATGATATGCCAAACATTAGGTGGAggaaatataaatgttttgcACTTGACTCAAGAAAGATTGTTATTCTCTTCTCGGTATT GTCAAGCTTGGGAACCTTGATGTTGATATATTTGACTCTGAGAGTTAGGCAGCAGGGTGGAGATGGATCTGTTGCTATATAA
- the LOC101221126 gene encoding uncharacterized protein LOC101221126 isoform X2, which produces MVVNQCKARDSSGFLSTEELDNNPQCDPRLTFFNFLEVTHSTKSRMSLETSDAHARLTCHNVIDIHVNGGDVHSSCIVNIDIVKDKLKLSKSCDGTFESLKTENTLVRIEKVLERQSSLKMGAKVVHYLLNHGLMLLKFSSKGQAWEP; this is translated from the exons ATGGTTGTTAATCAATGTAAG GCCCGTGATTCCTCTGGCTTTTTAAGTACTGAGGAATTGGACAACAACCCACAGTGTGATCCTCGTTTAACTTTCTTCAACTTCCTGGAAGTTACCCATTCAACAAAAAGTAGGATGTCATTGGAAACGTCAGATGCCCATGCTCGCTTGACTTGCCATAACGTAATTGATATACACGTGAATGGTGGAGATGTTCATTCCTCGTGCATAgtaaatattgatattgtCAAGGATAAGCTCAAACTATCTAAATCCTGTGACggaacttttgaaagtttgaaaactgAGAATACATTGGTG CGCATAGAGAAGGTACTGGAAAGACAGTCCAGTCTTAAAATGGGGGCGAAAGTTGTGCATTATTTGTTGAACCATGGACTAATGTTACTGAAGTTCTCGTCTAAAG GTCAAGCTTGGGAACCTTGA